Proteins encoded in a region of the Balaenoptera musculus isolate JJ_BM4_2016_0621 chromosome 5, mBalMus1.pri.v3, whole genome shotgun sequence genome:
- the SFRP2 gene encoding secreted frizzled-related protein 2 — protein sequence MPQGPGSLLLLVLASHCCLGSARGLFFGQPDFSYKRSNCKPIPANLQLCHGIEYQNMRLPNLLGHETMKEVLEQAGAWIPLVMKQCHPDTKKFLCSLFAPVCLDDLDETIQPCHSLCVQVKDRCAPVMSAFGFPWPDMLECDRFPQDNDLCIPLASSDHLLPATEEAPKVCEACKNKNEDDNDIMETLCKNDFALKIKVKEITYINRDTKIILETKSKTIYKLNGVSERDLKKSVLWLKDSLQCTCEEMNDINAPYLVMGQKLGGELVITSVKRWQKGQREFKRISRSIRKLQC from the exons ATGCCGCAGGGTCCCGGCTCGCTGCTGCTGCTCGTCCTCGCCTCGCACTGCTGCTTGGGCTCCGCGCGCGGGCTCTTCTTCGGCCAGCCCGACTTCTCCTACAAGCGCAGCAACTGCAAGCCCATCCCGGCCAACCTGCAGCTGTGCCACGGCATAGAGTACCAGAACATGCGGCTGCCCAACCTGCTGGGCCACGAGACCATGAAGGAGGTGCTGGAGCAGGCGGGCGCCTGGATCCCGCTGGTCATGAAGCAGTGCCACCCGGACACCAAGAAGTTCCTGTGCTCGCTCTTCGCCCCCGTCTGCCTCGATGACCTGGACGAAACCATCCAGCCGTGCCACTCGCTCTGCGTGCAGGTGAAGGACCGCTGCGCTCCGGTCATGTCCGCCTTCGGCTTCCCCTGGCCCGACATGCTTGAGTGCGACCGTTTCCCCCAGGACAACGACCTCTGCATCCCCCTCGCTAGCAGCGACCACCTCCTGCCGGCCACCGAGGAAG CTCCAAAGGTATGTGAAGCCTGCAAAAATAAAAACGAAGATGACAATGACATAATGGAAACTCTTTGTAAAAATGATTTTG cactgaaaataaaagtgaaggaGATCACCTACATCAACAGAGATACCAAAATCATCCTGGAGACCAAGAGCAAGACCATTTACAAGCTGAACGGTGTGTCCGAGAGGGACCTGAAGAAGTCGGTGCTGTGGCTCAAAGACAGCCTGCAGTGCACGTGCGAGGAGATGAATGACATCAATGCGCCCTACCTGGTCATGGGGCAGAAACTGGGCGGAGAGCTGGTCATCACCTCTGTGAAGCGGTGGCAGAAGGGGCAGAGAGAGTTCAAGCGCATCTCCCGCAGCATCCGCAAGCTGCAGTGCTAG